The following proteins are co-located in the Apium graveolens cultivar Ventura chromosome 5, ASM990537v1, whole genome shotgun sequence genome:
- the LOC141723784 gene encoding large ribosomal subunit protein uL22y-like encodes MVKYSKEPVNQTKSCKSRGSGLRVHFKNTRETAHAIRRLPLIKAKRYLEDVLAHKQAIPFTRFCRGVGRTAQAKNRHSNGQGRWPAKSAKFILDLLKNAESNAEVKGLDVDSLYISHIQVNQAQKQRRRTYRAHGRINPYMSSPCHIELILSEKEEPVKKEPDTQLASRKSKGGQVLRSGASS; translated from the exons ATG GTGAAGTATTCTAAAGAACCCGTCAATCAAACCAAGT CTTGCAAGTCCCGGGGGTCTGGCCTTAGGGTTCATTTCAAG AACACTAGAGAAACAGCACATGCTATTCGCAGGCTACCCTTGATCAAGGCCAAAAGGTACTTGGAAGATGTTCTTGCTCACAAGCAAGCAATCCCATTCACTCGCTTTTGCAGGGGAGTTGGCCGTACTGCTCAAGCAAAGAACAGGCATTCTAATGGCCAAGGACGTTGGCCCGCTAAATCTGCTAAATTCATCCTGGACTTGCTCAAGAATGCTGAGAGTAATGCTGAA GTGAAAGGATTGGACGTGGATTCACTCTACATATCTCACATCCAGGTGAACCAAGCACAAAAGCAGAGGCGTCGCACATACCGTGCCCATGGGCGAATCAACC CTTACATGTCTTCTCCATGTCACATTGAGTTGATTCTGTCCGAAAAAGAAGAGCCGGTGAAAAAGGAG CCTGATACTCAGTTGGCATCTAGGAAGAGCAAAGGTGGCCAAGTCTTGCGCAGTGGTGCTTCATCTTAG